A stretch of DNA from Streptococcus sp. NPS 308:
TGCGTATCAAGCTTTTCCCTGAGCAGGCTCCCAAAACAGTAGCCAACTTTGTTGCTCTTTCAAAAGATGGTTACTATGATGGTGTGATTTTCCACCGCATTATCAAGGACTTTATGATCCAAGGTGGAGACCCAACTGGTACTGGTATGGGCGGAGAGTCAATTTATGGTCAAGCGTTTGAGGATGAATTTTCAGAAGAACTTTATAATATTCGTGGTGCTCTTTCTATGGCCAATGCTGGACCGAATACCAATGGAAGCCAGTTTTTCATCGTGCAAAACCAACACTTGCCATACTCTAAGAAAGAGATTGCGCGTGGTGGTTGGCCAGAACCAATCGCTGAGATTTATGCAGAGCAAGGTGGAACTCCTCACCTTGACCGCCGCCATACTGTTTTTGGGCAATTGGTAGATGCAGCATCTTTTGCTGTCTTAGATACCATTGCAGCTGTTGAGACTGGTGCAATGGACAAGCCAGTTGAAGATGTGGTAATTGAAACGATTGAAATTGAGGACTAGGATGAAAATTGGTGATAAGCTAAACGGGCGTATTACAGGAATTCAGCCCTATGGTGCCTTTGTCGAGTTAGAGACAGGGGTGACAGGGCTGATTCACATCTCGGAAATCCGGACGGGATTTATTGAGAATATCTATGATATTTTAAAAATTGGTGATGAGGTTCAAGTACAGGTGGTGGATTTTGACGAATACACTGGGAAAGCCAGTCTTTCTATCCGTACTTTGGAGGAAGAAAAACATCAATTGCCAAGACGGAGACGTTTTTCAAATGATCGTATCAAGCACGGTTTTGCGCCACTTGCTCGAATGATGCCTGTTTGGACAAGAGAAGCCTTGGAGCATTTAAAAAAGAAGCCGTAAATACGGTTATTTAAATCATTTGTAATGTTAACATAGTTTGATATAATGGAAGTATGAAAGAAGAACAATTATTAAAATCAGGAGAGCGAATCAACCAGCTCTTTTCGACAGATATCAAGATCATTCAAAATAGAGAAGTG
This window harbors:
- a CDS encoding S1 RNA-binding domain-containing protein, with the translated sequence MKIGDKLNGRITGIQPYGAFVELETGVTGLIHISEIRTGFIENIYDILKIGDEVQVQVVDFDEYTGKASLSIRTLEEEKHQLPRRRRFSNDRIKHGFAPLARMMPVWTREALEHLKKKP